In one Bdellovibrio sp. ArHS genomic region, the following are encoded:
- a CDS encoding cupin domain-containing protein, whose protein sequence is MSILEQLLAPMTLSDFSTNHLYREPYAAPEKAAFLRKSLSWNTLDEILFTGHKNCWLPRQGQLPTDENLNTGQLTFSQARKGFIEGRTVLVRHAEQAHPVFAAIARDFYRLFKAPIDVQLYCTPEGQEGFDWHYDYEDVFVIQSHGEKEFRLRKNSVNPGASLRKESQAEDLRKETNRAEIRCYLKPGDWLYIPAGYWHKALALTDSYHISVGVLRGKSSSSPY, encoded by the coding sequence ATGTCGATACTCGAACAGCTTCTTGCACCCATGACCCTATCAGATTTTTCGACGAATCACTTATATCGCGAGCCTTACGCTGCGCCGGAAAAAGCGGCCTTTCTTCGCAAGAGCCTTTCCTGGAATACCTTGGATGAGATTCTTTTTACGGGTCACAAAAACTGTTGGCTTCCGCGACAGGGTCAACTGCCCACGGATGAAAACCTCAACACCGGTCAATTGACTTTTAGTCAGGCCAGAAAAGGTTTTATCGAGGGGCGCACAGTCCTAGTTCGTCACGCGGAACAAGCACATCCCGTTTTTGCGGCGATCGCTCGCGACTTCTACCGCCTTTTTAAGGCGCCCATCGATGTGCAGCTTTACTGCACTCCTGAGGGGCAGGAAGGATTTGACTGGCATTACGACTATGAAGATGTGTTCGTCATCCAAAGCCATGGCGAAAAAGAATTCCGTCTTCGCAAGAACTCTGTCAATCCCGGAGCTTCGCTTCGCAAAGAGTCTCAGGCCGAGGATCTTCGTAAAGAAACCAATCGCGCGGAAATTCGCTGCTATTTGAAGCCCGGTGATTGGCTTTATATTCCGGCGGGCTACTGGCATAAAGCCCTAGCCCTGACCGACTCTTACCATATTTCTGTGGGGGTCCTGAGGGGAAAAAGCAGCTCAAGTCCTTATTGA
- a CDS encoding PKD domain-containing protein has product MNKGMRLAATGLLLLLVGCQKAQENSEVMDLSSSTLTCKPGSQKISTSDLKIEGESVGQTNESIRYKLNEQLSCDSTQEVVWKSAGGTARTASSVTSVYKKAGTYIMTAKVQDMSGVTSQEVSFKTVVVAGEPVMLAPTVGVAGQPVTFDVGIPETMTLLDAYWTFGDGTPSVSSMEAIQHTYANPGTYTVKVLVVGNPGGEKMLSQTIVISEEEDQVVCTAAAAISGPSEAKVGSPVSLSLYMPQCLADQVGAIRWAFGDGGSASGQNVQHTYTAEGTFEVSAVLLKGDSSQVLFNLKHIITVTAASQEPDPEPTPEPEVPGSCTVKDQTRESQGDIYSETMACGLNGSKEISYRDVIKEQCQLVNEKLSWVETSRVKEVTNEGSCEGQSCRLPDGSVLPHGGSKVLYSTSSPVGSCASVSQERVCNNGVLSGSDSYNQNSCHNGCGDFGSHGTVKTEVVTGEVKVSLTCAFGETGFFDIFNEVADQKCQDGQIISSNTRQGSIKTAGVCPTYKYVPTENYTACTADCGGKQARIFVCVDDKGTQVSNERCVGQVYPVEERVCDGNPEAVRRQETATSVEEANSSQKCPSNQIGVIVNKRNVTTVSTYACIDHQVQLAGTETQYSAWVAESYCRDYVARRCSQDSLSNSQAQGRYEWMVKCQDQLPLIKEFLTQFEDVKAKSGKTSVALNSNGQHLYPTFMNRAYSPEKPWIAPTSKTAACSMPSTVYVATVCVSSCATPEQLILAQEAGNTEMKYVPFIEALTKNYAFVASLQSAQSMGSKAIQKTKVDQWITELMETEHDILQFRMKSGRTLKVTPNHPLVAANGFMQSAQDFKVGEDLVQLGGVLDEIVSITPMKYTGKVYNIFVQSTAIHHNILVLNGYLNGSAYFQNDGAKELNRSLFRKTLTRGAF; this is encoded by the coding sequence ATGAACAAAGGGATGCGATTAGCTGCAACAGGATTGTTGTTACTGTTGGTGGGGTGTCAGAAGGCTCAGGAGAATAGTGAAGTGATGGATCTTTCCAGCTCCACATTGACCTGCAAACCCGGCTCGCAAAAGATCAGCACGTCCGACCTTAAGATCGAAGGCGAGTCTGTCGGTCAGACCAACGAGTCGATCCGCTATAAGCTGAACGAGCAACTGTCCTGTGATAGCACTCAGGAAGTCGTGTGGAAATCTGCCGGTGGTACGGCACGAACTGCCAGCAGCGTCACTTCAGTATATAAAAAGGCCGGAACGTACATCATGACGGCCAAGGTTCAAGACATGAGTGGCGTCACTTCGCAAGAAGTGTCCTTTAAAACCGTGGTGGTTGCTGGCGAACCTGTGATGTTGGCGCCGACAGTGGGAGTAGCTGGACAGCCCGTGACTTTCGACGTGGGTATTCCTGAGACGATGACTCTTTTAGATGCTTATTGGACTTTCGGTGACGGCACGCCGTCCGTCAGCTCGATGGAAGCGATTCAACACACCTACGCTAATCCCGGAACTTACACTGTGAAAGTTCTTGTTGTTGGAAATCCTGGTGGTGAGAAAATGCTTTCTCAAACTATTGTGATTTCTGAAGAAGAGGATCAGGTGGTTTGTACGGCGGCCGCCGCGATTTCGGGTCCTTCTGAAGCGAAGGTGGGATCTCCGGTTAGTTTGTCTCTTTATATGCCACAATGTTTGGCTGATCAGGTGGGCGCCATTCGTTGGGCCTTTGGTGATGGTGGCTCGGCATCGGGTCAAAATGTTCAGCATACCTATACCGCAGAAGGCACATTTGAGGTCAGCGCGGTGTTGCTCAAAGGTGATTCCAGTCAGGTGCTTTTCAATTTGAAACATATCATCACCGTGACTGCGGCCTCTCAAGAACCTGATCCAGAACCAACGCCCGAGCCGGAGGTTCCAGGTTCCTGCACCGTGAAAGATCAAACTCGTGAATCTCAAGGTGACATCTATTCAGAGACAATGGCTTGTGGCTTGAATGGTTCTAAAGAAATCTCTTATCGTGATGTGATCAAAGAACAATGTCAGTTGGTCAACGAGAAGTTAAGTTGGGTGGAAACCTCTCGAGTGAAAGAAGTAACCAATGAGGGTTCTTGTGAGGGGCAGTCATGCCGCTTGCCTGATGGAAGTGTTCTGCCGCATGGTGGATCGAAGGTGTTATACTCGACCAGTTCGCCTGTCGGCTCGTGTGCTAGTGTTTCCCAGGAAAGAGTGTGTAACAACGGAGTGCTTTCAGGCTCTGATTCTTACAACCAAAACTCTTGCCACAATGGCTGCGGTGATTTCGGTTCGCACGGTACCGTGAAGACAGAAGTCGTTACAGGCGAAGTGAAAGTGTCCTTGACTTGTGCCTTCGGAGAAACCGGATTCTTTGACATCTTTAACGAGGTTGCAGACCAAAAATGTCAAGACGGTCAAATTATCAGTTCGAATACTCGTCAGGGTTCGATTAAAACGGCCGGCGTATGTCCCACATATAAATATGTACCCACAGAAAACTACACAGCTTGTACGGCGGATTGTGGTGGTAAACAGGCGCGCATCTTCGTTTGCGTGGATGACAAAGGAACGCAAGTTAGTAATGAGCGTTGCGTAGGTCAGGTTTACCCGGTGGAAGAACGAGTTTGTGATGGCAATCCTGAAGCCGTTCGTCGCCAGGAAACCGCAACCTCTGTTGAAGAAGCGAATAGTTCACAAAAATGTCCTTCGAATCAAATTGGTGTGATCGTCAATAAACGTAATGTGACGACTGTCAGCACTTACGCGTGTATTGATCATCAGGTGCAGTTAGCAGGAACGGAAACTCAATACAGCGCTTGGGTGGCTGAAAGCTACTGCCGTGACTATGTGGCCCGACGTTGTTCGCAAGACAGCTTGAGTAACTCGCAAGCGCAGGGTCGCTATGAATGGATGGTGAAGTGTCAGGATCAATTGCCTCTAATTAAAGAGTTCCTGACTCAGTTTGAAGATGTGAAGGCAAAATCGGGCAAGACATCGGTAGCTTTGAACTCGAACGGACAGCACTTGTATCCGACATTCATGAATCGGGCTTACAGCCCCGAAAAACCTTGGATTGCACCGACTTCGAAAACTGCCGCATGTAGCATGCCTTCGACGGTCTATGTGGCCACGGTGTGTGTGTCTTCATGTGCGACGCCGGAACAGTTGATTCTGGCTCAGGAAGCGGGCAACACAGAAATGAAGTATGTGCCTTTCATTGAAGCGTTGACGAAGAACTATGCCTTTGTCGCCTCTTTGCAAAGCGCGCAAAGCATGGGCAGCAAAGCGATCCAAAAAACAAAAGTCGATCAGTGGATCACAGAGCTTATGGAGACAGAACACGATATCCTCCAGTTCCGTATGAAATCGGGTCGCACCCTTAAAGTCACTCCGAACCATCCATTGGTGGCGGCAAATGGCTTTATGCAGTCCGCGCAGGATTTCAAAGTCGGCGAGGATTTAGTGCAACTGGGTGGTGTGTTGGATGAGATCGTTTCGATCACACCGATGAAATATACAGGAAAGGTTTACAACATCTTCGTTCAGTCGACGGCGATTCATCACAATATCCTGGTTCTAAATGGATACTTGAACGGTTCGGCGTACTTCCAAAACGACGGAGCTAAAGAGTTGAACAGATCC
- a CDS encoding DUF1254 domain-containing protein: MRLLILVLMVPSILWGQTEDTRARQLEVLAKKATIYAYPLVENARAIYEQFYNRDSKAFKAPVNTLRTVATLPDASFKTPSMNLDVAYGYLLMDLRAEPFVISLPKITKDRYHSVQIMDLYTHNVDYLGTRKDGREEGPFLIVGPTWTGSAAGFRRIIKVETEFALALFRMQIFDEPDLVNVQALQSQYKVMPLSVLQKGTAVQKPALIFPPVLDVNDVDSYFATFNFVLGLSPVLKSEKALRADFESLGLAPGQPFELARLNPEQRAALRKGYAEGLQEIREVAQNTGDTRHLYGTREFFKENYLNRAVGAFLGLYGSSKEEAVTVAWRVDEINEGEKLDGSKYNYMLRFTKNNLPPVRAFWSLTMYDAGLNLVKNPISRYHISSHNLSKLKRDGDGGLTIHLQRTSPGPTKETNWLPTPAGPFVAVLRMYAPMKEVREGQWKKPAMTAVNPSALSKK; this comes from the coding sequence ATGCGGCTGTTAATTTTGGTGTTAATGGTCCCAAGTATTTTGTGGGGCCAAACGGAGGACACCCGAGCTCGTCAATTGGAAGTGTTGGCAAAGAAAGCCACAATCTATGCCTATCCGCTTGTCGAGAACGCGCGGGCTATTTACGAGCAGTTCTACAACCGTGATTCCAAAGCTTTTAAGGCCCCAGTCAACACCCTTCGGACCGTGGCAACTCTTCCAGACGCCAGTTTTAAAACCCCGTCGATGAATCTAGATGTCGCTTATGGCTACCTGTTAATGGATTTACGAGCAGAGCCTTTTGTAATTTCACTGCCCAAAATCACTAAAGACCGTTACCACTCCGTTCAGATCATGGATCTTTATACGCACAACGTGGACTATCTGGGTACTCGCAAAGATGGCCGGGAAGAGGGGCCGTTCCTGATCGTCGGTCCTACCTGGACGGGAAGTGCAGCAGGTTTTCGGCGAATTATTAAAGTTGAAACCGAGTTCGCGCTGGCTCTTTTTAGAATGCAGATCTTTGACGAACCCGACCTGGTGAATGTGCAGGCTTTGCAGTCGCAATATAAGGTGATGCCTTTAAGCGTTTTGCAAAAAGGGACCGCCGTGCAAAAACCTGCCTTGATATTTCCGCCTGTTCTGGATGTGAATGATGTGGATTCCTACTTTGCCACTTTCAATTTTGTTCTAGGATTGTCGCCGGTTTTAAAAAGTGAAAAGGCCTTGCGTGCGGACTTTGAATCTTTAGGACTTGCCCCAGGCCAACCATTTGAGTTGGCGCGCTTGAATCCTGAGCAAAGAGCCGCCCTTCGCAAAGGATACGCAGAGGGGCTGCAAGAAATTCGCGAAGTGGCGCAGAATACTGGAGATACCCGTCACCTTTATGGAACGCGGGAGTTCTTCAAAGAAAATTATCTGAACCGCGCCGTGGGCGCTTTTTTGGGGCTTTATGGTAGTTCGAAAGAAGAAGCTGTGACCGTGGCCTGGCGTGTGGATGAGATCAATGAAGGCGAAAAGCTGGATGGTTCCAAGTACAACTATATGTTGCGATTCACAAAGAACAACTTGCCACCGGTGCGCGCCTTTTGGTCGTTAACGATGTATGATGCCGGTTTGAATTTGGTTAAAAATCCCATCAGCCGCTATCACATCAGCTCGCACAATTTATCAAAGTTGAAACGTGATGGTGATGGTGGCTTAACCATTCACTTGCAAAGAACTTCACCGGGACCCACGAAAGAGACCAACTGGCTGCCGACTCCCGCGGGGCCCTTTGTCGCCGTCTTAAGAATGTATGCGCCTATGAAAGAAGTCAGAGAAGGTCAGTGGAAGAAGCCAGCAATGACCGCAGTAAATCCGTCCGCTCTTTCGAAGAAGTAG
- a CDS encoding sensor histidine kinase, protein MQLSTGVSSPQATNPSEVIFADQSAPDLAMGYSAEDLWIRVTLFNDSDSVEKKILYLDSPLAGRLSLYGADGIEQISGPGVPLQDRLYHSRLGAFPLELKPRSEEVLYLKRDSHHALSGRVVIEDESTFLKNEMTAKAIFFFYIGGILSLVIYNFFVGLSTSQKDHLSYAVFAFSFGVTAMVLHGVFDTYLFPQGHFVFSNYLMFFSSLTLLSATLFVRRFLNIGRSFWVGYYGTILFCGLALVTVFVSFFAPKHRELFVFGYWIDLSIAGAILFFIFCGFYSLIKLKNRLALYFLASWLVVLVGTFFWIASLHGLVRSTSFTQYSLLFANLGEMLVLSLGLAYKLKTLDREKRLAQQAAGDKERYHRLVRVLSHDVANTVSGLMYHSEMLEELAQEPQIREHARKIGLSIQRLDKILHAVRNEEVVYSLKSKSPLQTVDLGAACDEAIQHCSWQLENKNIQIIIDVPPGKVVKADPSALVNQVLLNLLSNAIKFSQPGQCITIDYIEKPEHLGLRVKDQGVGIPAEDLEYIFKGKKLFSRRGTANESGTGLGTTLVSDYMHLFGGVIEVESTQSLRGEGSGTTVILLFPKRPSAT, encoded by the coding sequence ATGCAGTTATCCACCGGGGTGAGTTCCCCTCAGGCCACAAACCCCAGCGAAGTTATTTTTGCAGATCAGAGCGCGCCGGATCTGGCAATGGGCTATAGTGCAGAGGATTTATGGATTCGAGTCACACTTTTTAATGACTCGGACTCAGTGGAAAAGAAAATTCTTTACTTGGATTCTCCCTTAGCAGGGCGTCTTTCACTGTATGGTGCAGACGGAATTGAACAGATTTCAGGACCGGGGGTTCCTTTACAGGACCGTCTTTATCATTCTCGATTAGGTGCTTTTCCGCTGGAACTTAAACCACGCTCTGAAGAAGTTTTGTACCTAAAAAGGGACTCCCATCATGCCCTCAGCGGGCGAGTGGTGATTGAGGACGAAAGTACTTTTTTAAAAAATGAGATGACCGCCAAAGCGATTTTCTTTTTTTACATCGGCGGAATTCTTTCTTTAGTTATCTATAATTTTTTTGTGGGTCTTTCGACGTCACAGAAAGATCATCTTAGTTACGCGGTGTTTGCTTTCAGCTTTGGTGTCACCGCGATGGTTCTGCACGGAGTCTTCGACACCTATCTTTTTCCTCAGGGACATTTCGTTTTTTCGAACTATTTGATGTTCTTTTCCTCGTTGACTCTTTTGTCAGCGACCCTCTTTGTGCGACGCTTTTTGAATATCGGCAGAAGTTTTTGGGTCGGTTATTACGGTACGATTCTGTTTTGTGGCTTGGCCCTCGTCACCGTGTTCGTCAGTTTTTTTGCGCCCAAGCATCGCGAACTTTTTGTGTTCGGCTACTGGATTGATCTTTCTATTGCCGGTGCGATTCTGTTCTTTATTTTTTGCGGGTTCTATTCGCTGATAAAACTGAAAAACCGACTGGCTCTTTACTTTTTAGCCAGTTGGTTGGTTGTTTTGGTTGGTACGTTCTTTTGGATCGCGTCTTTGCATGGCCTCGTCAGATCGACCAGCTTTACCCAATACTCGTTGCTCTTTGCAAATCTGGGAGAAATGTTGGTTTTGTCCTTGGGACTTGCTTATAAGCTGAAAACATTGGATCGGGAGAAGCGTCTGGCGCAACAGGCCGCGGGCGACAAAGAACGTTATCATCGTCTGGTGCGGGTGTTGTCCCACGACGTTGCCAATACAGTGTCGGGGCTCATGTATCATTCCGAGATGTTGGAAGAATTAGCCCAGGAACCGCAGATTCGCGAACATGCGCGAAAAATAGGTCTTTCCATTCAGCGTCTGGATAAAATTCTTCATGCTGTCCGTAACGAAGAAGTGGTCTATTCATTAAAATCAAAAAGCCCACTGCAGACGGTGGATCTGGGGGCCGCCTGTGACGAGGCGATTCAACATTGCAGCTGGCAACTTGAAAATAAAAATATCCAAATAATAATCGACGTGCCACCAGGCAAAGTCGTCAAAGCGGACCCTTCCGCCCTCGTAAATCAGGTTTTGCTGAATCTGCTTTCGAATGCGATTAAGTTTTCCCAGCCCGGTCAGTGCATCACCATTGATTATATCGAGAAGCCAGAACATCTGGGATTAAGGGTGAAGGATCAGGGGGTCGGCATCCCCGCCGAGGACCTGGAATATATCTTTAAAGGGAAAAAACTTTTTTCGCGACGGGGAACCGCCAACGAAAGCGGGACCGGACTGGGCACCACATTGGTCAGCGACTATATGCACCTTTTTGGCGGGGTGATCGAGGTGGAGTCCACGCAATCCTTGCGGGGTGAGGGTTCTGGGACGACCGTCATTCTTCTTTTTCCTAAACGCCCTTCGGCGACATAG
- a CDS encoding hemerythrin domain-containing protein produces the protein MLIYDALRKDHDEVKELLARLIELEETQTASPQRTKLIEQIVETLIPHARAEEAVLYNSLRMLKDSKDDAMHAYREHMEAEALLRVLQVQDKANMAWKTTARKLQSSLEHHIQEEENHLFMVAQGLFTDEEAEAMTDEFNDMKMEVSEKGFMGTTLDMITNLMPPAMSDALRSNNNRHVQ, from the coding sequence ATGCTCATTTACGATGCTCTCCGTAAGGATCATGATGAAGTCAAAGAACTGTTAGCGCGTCTTATCGAACTTGAGGAAACTCAAACAGCTTCGCCTCAGCGAACGAAGTTGATCGAGCAAATTGTGGAGACATTGATTCCACACGCTCGAGCGGAAGAAGCCGTGCTTTATAATTCACTGCGGATGTTGAAAGACTCTAAAGACGATGCCATGCACGCGTATCGCGAGCACATGGAGGCCGAGGCGCTTCTGCGTGTTTTGCAGGTGCAGGATAAAGCAAATATGGCTTGGAAAACCACGGCCAGAAAACTTCAATCGTCCCTGGAACACCACATTCAAGAGGAAGAAAATCATTTATTCATGGTGGCTCAAGGGCTTTTTACCGATGAAGAAGCCGAAGCAATGACTGACGAGTTCAATGATATGAAGATGGAAGTCAGCGAGAAAGGTTTTATGGGGACCACCTTGGATATGATCACTAATTTGATGCCCCCGGCGATGTCGGATGCTCTTCGAAGCAATAATAATCGCCACGTTCAATAA
- a CDS encoding cyanophycinase: MESVKKKIRRSEARHVKVLHPQGTLIIIGGREDKTGEKRILKEIAARVHGGKLIIITAASEVPHEVWPEYREIFKKLGVKKIEHFHCNQPEEVRTMDLQKLFDKAKVVFFTGGDQLKLTSKLGGTLVMDYIIEVFKKGGTLAGTSAGASVMGEIMLVGGENAESHKVGNWMMAPGMRFVESLIIDQHFAQRGRIGRLLGAVALNPGVLGIGIDEGTAIIVEQEQFRIMGENAVYVLDGRGVTYTNISEASADQTMSIHDVRLHVLSEPEVFDLKKRTALSMSSGNG; the protein is encoded by the coding sequence ATGGAATCCGTAAAGAAGAAGATTCGAAGATCTGAAGCCCGGCATGTCAAAGTGCTTCATCCCCAGGGGACGCTGATCATTATCGGTGGCCGCGAGGATAAAACGGGTGAAAAAAGAATACTCAAAGAAATCGCCGCCCGGGTTCATGGAGGAAAGCTCATCATTATCACGGCCGCCAGTGAAGTCCCGCACGAAGTGTGGCCCGAATACCGGGAAATTTTCAAAAAATTAGGCGTCAAAAAAATCGAGCACTTCCATTGCAATCAACCCGAAGAAGTTCGCACCATGGATTTACAAAAACTTTTTGATAAAGCCAAAGTGGTTTTTTTTACTGGCGGTGATCAACTCAAGTTGACGAGCAAGCTGGGAGGAACTTTGGTTATGGACTATATCATCGAAGTTTTTAAAAAAGGGGGCACCTTGGCGGGAACTTCCGCCGGGGCCAGTGTCATGGGTGAAATCATGCTTGTCGGTGGGGAAAATGCCGAATCTCACAAAGTGGGAAACTGGATGATGGCTCCAGGTATGCGTTTCGTGGAAAGTCTGATTATCGATCAACATTTTGCCCAGCGCGGACGCATCGGCCGATTGTTAGGGGCTGTGGCTCTGAACCCCGGCGTTTTGGGAATTGGGATTGATGAGGGCACGGCGATCATTGTCGAACAGGAACAGTTTCGCATCATGGGCGAAAATGCCGTCTACGTACTTGATGGCCGGGGCGTGACATACACCAATATTTCAGAGGCGTCTGCGGACCAGACGATGTCTATTCATGATGTCAGACTGCATGTGTTGTCGGAACCCGAAGTTTTTGATTTGAAAAAGCGCACCGCCTTATCCATGTCTTCGGGCAATGGATAG
- a CDS encoding amidohydrolase family protein produces the protein GLTAYCYTGGYDCPPKTLTGSVRDDLIYIPEVIGVGELAIADRRAPEPEIKDLAKACIDSYVGGMLANKPGVAHIHVGDGARRMQSLRDLMEKHVVLPGNFHITHIGRSEALIKEAVEMARQGCYVDLDLWDRDFSYWYQVYKELKGPLDQLTVSSDASKGPPADLWYEIKACVLQHGFKLEELLKHFTSNTARALKLSRKGHLAVGCDADVAVFDKNTFEMKHVISRGQILMKDGKLNFINRPPDSRREFDVYGIRKEEDSKI, from the coding sequence GGTTTGACCGCCTACTGTTATACTGGCGGGTATGATTGTCCGCCCAAAACTTTGACGGGCTCTGTGCGCGATGATCTGATTTATATTCCGGAAGTCATTGGGGTGGGCGAGTTGGCGATCGCGGATCGTCGGGCTCCAGAACCCGAGATCAAAGATTTGGCCAAAGCCTGCATTGATTCATACGTCGGTGGCATGTTGGCAAATAAACCAGGGGTTGCGCACATCCATGTCGGCGACGGCGCTCGTCGCATGCAATCGTTGCGAGATCTGATGGAAAAACACGTTGTGCTGCCTGGAAATTTTCATATCACCCACATCGGACGCAGCGAGGCCTTGATTAAAGAAGCAGTGGAAATGGCCCGACAGGGCTGTTATGTCGATCTGGATTTGTGGGATCGCGACTTTAGCTATTGGTATCAGGTGTACAAAGAACTGAAAGGTCCGTTGGATCAGTTGACAGTATCCTCCGATGCAAGCAAGGGACCACCGGCAGATCTTTGGTACGAAATAAAAGCCTGTGTTTTACAACACGGATTTAAACTTGAGGAGCTACTAAAACACTTTACTAGCAACACCGCACGGGCCTTAAAGCTCAGTCGTAAAGGGCACCTGGCCGTGGGGTGTGATGCGGACGTTGCGGTCTTCGACAAGAACACCTTTGAGATGAAACATGTAATATCTCGGGGACAGATTCTGATGAAAGATGGAAAATTAAATTTCATTAACAGACCTCCTGACTCAAGAAGGGAATTTGATGTTTATGGAATCCGTAAAGAAGAAGATTCGAAGATCTGA